The following DNA comes from Candidatus Nanosynbacter sp. TM7-074.
AAAACCAATAATCGGCTTAGATATCAGTAGAACGAGCATTAAAATTATGTCAATTGACAAAACTCGTATGCTGGTTCATGGTTATGGCTCAATTAACCTTGACTCCCAACAAAATGATGGCAATTCTAATGATAACGTTGAATACCTAGCTCAAAACATAAAAGAGCTATTAAAGAATAACATTGTTGGACAGATTGACAGTAATCGCGTAGCTATTGGTATTCCAACCAGCCGAACATTTTCGCGGACATTCACCCTGCCCATGAAAGAAGAAGCTAATATAATTAGTGCGGTAAATCTGGAGGTTGAACAGTATATTCCAGCTCCACTTGATTCACTTTATGTAGATTACAGAATTATCAATCGCTCAAAAGATGAGCTTAGCGTGCTAATGTGTGCCGCTCCAAAAAAGATGATTGACAACATGTTGGATGCTGCGCAGCGATGTGGACTAGAGGTTGCAGCTATCGAGCCAAATGTTAATGCAATATCAAGACTCTTAAAGAAAACCGAAGAAGGCATGCTACCAACAGTTATCGTTGATATCGGTACATCAGCTACCGACATAGCTATCTTAGACTCTGATATCCGCGTGACTGGAGGGTCTAACGTGGGTGGCTATACGCTGACCCTGAACCTGGCTAAGAAAATGAATGTTCCAATTGAAACAGCTCACCAATTCAAAGTCCTAAACGGACTCAATCCTGGACCAAGGCAAGCTCGCATTACCGGAGCTCTGCAGCCAAGTCTACACAAAATGACCAACGAGATTAAACGCGTTATGCGATACTACACTGACCGATTCCCGGATGAGAGAAAAATTGAGCAAATCCTTATCGTTGGTGGAGGCGGAAATGTGCCAGGAATTGGAGAATTTTTCACCAATGAACTATTAATGCCAGCCCGCGTAGCCAGTCCATGGCAGTTATTAAATTTCGGTAATCTCGAACAGCCAGCCAAACAATTGAGATCCCAGCTTTCGCCCGTCGCAGGACTAGCGCTTATTCGACAGGAGGATATCTATGATTAATCTTCTGCCTCCTCAAGAAAAAAAGCAGATCAGAGCCGGACGGGTCAATATAATACTAAGGCGATATTGCATAATATCATTGGTATTTGCCGGCTTGTTATTCTTAACAATTGGCGGATTTTATCTATTCCTAGAAAATAGTAAAACAGCAGCCCAAAACAATATTAACGAAGGAAACGCCAAACTAGCTCAACACCAATCAACTCAAAAAGACGTTGATGGATTTATAAAAGACCTAGCTGATGCTAAGGCTATTATTGGCAGCGAGGCTCACTACTCATCAATTATTCCTAAAATTGCCCAACACATTCCGTCTGGTATAGTTTTAGAATCATTAACCCTGGACACTTCCGCCCTAGATAAACCAATGTCATTAATCGCACTTGGAAAAACTAAAGACGACTCTATTCGGTTAAAAACAAATCTAGAGAAATCAGAAATTTTTAAAGATGTCCACCTAGAAAGCATAGTATATAGCGACGGAAAAGCAGAAAAGTCCTCAGACTACCCCGTCGTAATAACTATTAGTGTTACGCCGAAGCCGGAGGTTTTAAAGCAATGAAAAAAGTATTAAATGCCAGCATCATGCGCATTATTATGACATTACTGCTCATTGTTATTCTGGCCGCAATGATTGGCGCTGTAACTTTTGCCTACTCATTCCTCAGTAAAGCATCAGAAGATGTCGGAAAAATGCAAAACGAAGCAGTAGCTATTGACTCGAAAATACAGAATCTGCTTGTCCTAAAAGATCAGCTCGACAAAAACTCTGACATTGCTAAAAAAGCTAAAAATATAGTTTCTGAGTCAAAGATGTACCAATATCAAAATCAAATTGTACAAGATTTATCAACCTATGCCGACCGTGCAGGCATTCCAATTCGCTCGTTTACTTTCCAGAGCGATTCAAAAAATTCAGCCCAATCTCCAGCCGCAAAAAAGAAAACAAATACTGGACCAGCTGGCATTAAAAGCACCTTTGTATCTATTCAGCTAGGTGAAAAAATTGACTATGTACGTTTTCTGCATTTCCTTAATTTGATTGAGAAAAACGTTACTCGTATGCAGCTATCAGGCGTTGCGATTTCCAGAGCGCCAGACAGTCGCGAGGTATCAGTCCAAGAATTTGAAGTAAAGGTGTATACAAGATGAAACCATCGATATCAGAACAGCTTGAACCAATTATAAAGCCTCTATCAAAGTTTCTGTGGCGATTCCATGTTATGATCTACAGCATAGCCGTCATCGGAGGACTGTCAATTGCTATATTTCTCTTAAGCAGTCTCCTTTCAATATCTAGTGAGCCAGTCCCAGCTTCATCAGCGACATTTGATAAAAAAACCATGAAGATAATAAAGGATTTTCGCACTTCAACTTCCGGCAATGATCCACTGACTTTGCCCGCCGGACGATCTAATCCATTTGCTGAATAAAATATAACCATATATACTAAGATTATGCTTATTTCTGCGGACCGCTTTCTCAACACTCCTGTCATGAGCCTACAGACTGGCTCGGAATTAGCGCGAACTTCACGAGAAATTATCAATCCAAAGAACTTATCTGTAATTGCCTATGAGCTTGAGGGTAGTCTTTTAGATCAATATCCCAGCCTACTTCGCGTTAATGATATCAGAGAAATTGGACCACTAGGCATGATTATTGACTCAGCCGATGAAATTATTGGCGTTGATGATGTTATTGCCATAAAAGAAATTTACGATATAGATTTTAAACTAAAAGACAAATTAGTTACCGACGAGAAAAACCATAAAATCGGAAAAGTCATTGGCTACACCTTAGCCGCTGGTAATTTTATTATCCAACAATTGCGGGTCCGTCGACCACTATTAAAAAGTTTTGGCGATACGGAATTGCTTATTCACCGCTCGCAGATCGTTAAAGTAACTGACGATAGGATTATTGTAAAATCAGCAACAATATCACACATAGCTGAAAAAACACCCGCTCCAAACATAAACTCTTACGACAATCCTTTTCGCAAGCAGCCTCGTCCGCAACCAGAATCTACAAAAGTTGATTAATCTTTTGGGTTTTCAAGAGCCTTCTTAATGTCGTCGTAAGAAAAACCCTGTCTAGCCAAATATTGCATTAACTTCTGCTGGTCGCTATATCGATAACGTTTTTTAGCAATAATCTTCTGCAATTCCTCATCATCAGAGCGAATATTCTCTTTAACTAACGACTCAATTGTCGTATTATCAATTCCCTTTTGCGCCAGTTCCAATTTCAAACGACGAATACTGGCGCCTTTTTTTATAAATCGCTGCTCAAACCAAAATCGAGCAAATTTTTCATCGTCCAAATATTTTTTCTCAATAAGACGGTCCAAGACGCGCTCGGTAATCTCCAGCTTTATTCCAGGACGCTCAATAATTTTTCCAGTTTTCACTGAACGTCGACGAGTGGCTAGCGTTTTCCGACGCAGGTAATCGCGCACTTCTTTGATGGCTCGCGGACGCATTAAGCAGTATTCTATAGACCTAGCATACAACTTGCCAAACTGGCTATCGTCTTCTAGCTTCGAAATTTCCTCTTCCGTATATTCGCGACCAATCTTAATGCCTAGCTCGCCGACCTGAAATACGTCCAAGCTAAAACGATATTTACCGTCAATGCTTACATTGACACGATTTTTATCACGAGCCTGAAGAGAAATATCGGTGATTTTCATAAAACTATTATAGCGCTAAAACTATACGCTAGCTACTGGTGGACTATTCGACCACCTCAACCACTTTGCCATGCATGCCGTTGTAACAAGCGGCAGCACGCGGCTCAGTGATAACTGGCAATTGCCGCGGAATGGCACTCATATCGACATCGCCAAGTGTACCAGCCTCGACGCACCCAATCGTAATGTGTGGACGAAATCCATCGATATCCAGCCCTGGATGAATGTCGTCCAATATTTCAAGCAACTTCCGACGCACTTCAACCATCCAGGAGGTTTTC
Coding sequences within:
- the pilM gene encoding pilus assembly protein PilM, whose translation is MSIDKTRMLVHGYGSINLDSQQNDGNSNDNVEYLAQNIKELLKNNIVGQIDSNRVAIGIPTSRTFSRTFTLPMKEEANIISAVNLEVEQYIPAPLDSLYVDYRIINRSKDELSVLMCAAPKKMIDNMLDAAQRCGLEVAAIEPNVNAISRLLKKTEEGMLPTVIVDIGTSATDIAILDSDIRVTGGSNVGGYTLTLNLAKKMNVPIETAHQFKVLNGLNPGPRQARITGALQPSLHKMTNEIKRVMRYYTDRFPDERKIEQILIVGGGGNVPGIGEFFTNELLMPARVASPWQLLNFGNLEQPAKQLRSQLSPVAGLALIRQEDIYD
- a CDS encoding PilN domain-containing protein; amino-acid sequence: MINLLPPQEKKQIRAGRVNIILRRYCIISLVFAGLLFLTIGGFYLFLENSKTAAQNNINEGNAKLAQHQSTQKDVDGFIKDLADAKAIIGSEAHYSSIIPKIAQHIPSGIVLESLTLDTSALDKPMSLIALGKTKDDSIRLKTNLEKSEIFKDVHLESIVYSDGKAEKSSDYPVVITISVTPKPEVLKQ
- a CDS encoding regulatory protein RecX, with amino-acid sequence MKITDISLQARDKNRVNVSIDGKYRFSLDVFQVGELGIKIGREYTEEEISKLEDDSQFGKLYARSIEYCLMRPRAIKEVRDYLRRKTLATRRRSVKTGKIIERPGIKLEITERVLDRLIEKKYLDDEKFARFWFEQRFIKKGASIRRLKLELAQKGIDNTTIESLVKENIRSDDEELQKIIAKKRYRYSDQQKLMQYLARQGFSYDDIKKALENPKD